A segment of the Cohnella algarum genome:
GACTAAGGCAGAACGGGACGATTACCGTAAGGAACTGGTTTCAATCCACGCATCCGTATGGGATGCGACTGTCCTTGTACTCTTGAGGGATAGTATCAAGCGTTCCGTTTCAATCCACGCATCCGTATGGGATGCGACGCGACGATTTGATCCAATGGAAAGAGAACCAAAGGTTTCAATCCACGCATCCGTATGGGATGCGACGTCGAGATTGGTTTAGTGACAGCCTCCGGACGTTCGTTTCAATCCACGCATCCGTATGGGATGCGACTTGCGGGCTGATCAAAGATGCCCGCGACAACAAGTTTCAATCCACGCATCCGTATGGGATGCGACAGCGACGATACGGAGCCCTTGAGCGGCAAGGGTTTGCAAGCGCTTCAGTGCGAATCTCATTTTATTATACCTGAAAACAGGTGGATTTTCATACTAAAATGCCGAAATCCCATTCATATCAAGGGGTGCGAATCTCCCGGGAAAATCATGTGCGCTTGGGGTTCGCACTCCCAAATATTACTTTGGATTGATTTGAATATACTTGTGCAATTTCTGATCAGCGGAATCGATATGCGGCAGTTGCTCCAAAATGACAGGAGGAAACGAGGAATGTTTGATTTTTCCGTTTTGAATCCGCAAGGATTGATTAGCCGCAAACCATTGGTAAATTTCCTCATTTCTTCTCCCATGTACTTTTGGATAGCTGACCAGAGGTTTATCGGGAAAATTAAAATCGGTCACCTTGAGCAATCGTTCGAGAACTTTAGGTTCGATAGAGTGGTTTCCCGGTTCATAGGCCCGGTATACAAAGCTCCCTCTTCTCTGCAGTTCTCGCGAATCGCGAGTTTTGATTTGCTTGACTGCAATTTTGACGCTTCCCATGCCCAACGGTTTGGCGTAGCCTAATTTATGCATATGATTTCCGTTATCGGAGCTACGCAACTCCAACACCCACTTCAAATTCGCCAACTCCTGTTCGGTCAGGTGGTGAAAATATACCTTAAACGCAAATGTGATTCCGGGTTTTACGGGGCGAACCGTATGTGTGAGTTTCGAATTCTTGCCCTGCTTGTTATCATTTTTTATTGGAACACCATGCCAGTAAAATTTTCGCCCTCTTAGGATGGCTGTTCCGTATTGAATCACTTCCTTATTTTTAAGTTTGCGGTCATACCTCACAGCGTAATCGTAATTCCAATGATCGGCTGGACGTTTGTCGTGTTTCATATTCGGCCGTTCCAGATAAAACTCCGCTGCCGAGGGCTTGGGAGATGCTAAAGTGAGTTCAAGTTCGGGCCTATAGTATTCTTGGGGTTTCAATAACGGGTTCACAATTGTGGCGTCGGTAAACCGAAGGCGAGATCCCATTGATCCCTTTTTGCCGACCATGCCGAACAGAGAGCAGGATGGGCATAGGCAATCTGGGTCCTCACAAGGTTGATAGCCGCCGTTATCCTTCAGAATGTGATAAGGTTGGTTCAAAAACATATCTTTAGAAATCGATGACGGGGCAAATAGATACGTACCGTTGTAGTCATTCGGATCATAATAGTAAACGCAAATAGCTTGCCCATCTTTAGCCTTTAGCCGCTCAAGGTAAATACGATAACTTGGTTCGGACGCATTTTTCTCATTGTCTTCATAGTTCTTCAACAGCTCATGAAGTTTCCGAATGGACAGGTCA
Coding sequences within it:
- a CDS encoding TIGR03986 family CRISPR-associated RAMP protein, which encodes MSRFSKKEIANFAQNDSQWKIDLNESFVNPYTFIPLGDECTRMNPEHGTLSGYIECELTPHTPLIIPNTSGPKSETNPFYNFYGYRNLEAGQDKEEYYPPVVPGSEIRGAIRSVHEAATNSCMSVVNTDPEDYLFRRSGIPRNKFGILKFIDGDWVLFKAEKKKVRSHKNLWNRYSQGSRVVLNKEQVEVIGLFDNLGTNQPEYYLHISKYMPKKKNESVFKLTNQIIRRFSDDDLSIRKLHELLKNYEDNEKNASEPSYRIYLERLKAKDGQAICVYYYDPNDYNGTYLFAPSSISKDMFLNQPYHILKDNGGYQPCEDPDCLCPSCSLFGMVGKKGSMGSRLRFTDATIVNPLLKPQEYYRPELELTLASPKPSAAEFYLERPNMKHDKRPADHWNYDYAVRYDRKLKNKEVIQYGTAILRGRKFYWHGVPIKNDNKQGKNSKLTHTVRPVKPGITFAFKVYFHHLTEQELANLKWVLELRSSDNGNHMHKLGYAKPLGMGSVKIAVKQIKTRDSRELQRRGSFVYRAYEPGNHSIEPKVLERLLKVTDFNFPDKPLVSYPKVHGRRNEEIYQWFAANQSLRIQNGKIKHSSFPPVILEQLPHIDSADQKLHKYIQINPK